Genomic DNA from Acidobacteriota bacterium:
GGATGCGTTCTCGCCCACAGCGAGTACCTCCCCGAACTGTTTCCGTGCGAGGGGAACGATGTCGAGATTGTCGTTCGGGCGTACGATGAACCGTCCGTCTCTCAAAGCCCGCTGGGTGATCACGACATTTCCCTGGCTGTCGAAGCCGATCCACCCGGTCCGTGCGAGATCCTGCGCGATCGCCCGCACCGAATCGCCGAGGTACTCAGTCTTCATCGGTATCGTGAAGGCGGCATTCGAGAACTGATACTGCCCGAACTCGGGAGAGCTGGCGATCAGCGTGGCGAGCTCTTCTTCGCTCGGAAGCTCGCGCGACGCGCTCTCCGGCTCCGGTTCGGAAGAAGGCGCCTCGGAGGTTGTCTCGCCCCCTCCGCAGGCAATCAGCGACGGGATCAACAGGGCTGCGAGCAACGATGACCTGATCTTCATCCCCGAACAATATAAAAAGAAGAGTGAAGAGTGAAGGGTGAAGAGTGAAGAGTGAAAAAAGGATTCAGGAGCCAGGATTCAGAAGCAGGATTCAGGAACCAGGATTCAGAAGCAGGATTCAGGAATTAGGATTCAGGAGCCAGGATTCAGGAGCCAGTGTTGAGAGTGAGGAGTGAAGCACTCGTCATTCTGAGCCCGGCGGAGCGCGGGCGAAGAATCTGGGCGGGGGCTCGTGATTCACCGCTGCCGCCCATTCGCCACTTTCTTTCACGAGCCTGCCCCCAGGTCCTTCGTCGCTGCGCTCCTCAGGATGACGAGCGTTTGGATGTGGCGAGAGCAAACGACCCTCACTCTTCAACCTGAATCCTGGCTCCTGAATCCTTTTTTCCCTCTTCACTCTTCACTCTTCACCCTTCACTCTTCAATGAAGGCCGATCGACGAGCCCACCCAGGTAAAATCCTTGTTGTAGTCGACGCCCAGCATTTTGCCTCGCGAGAGGCGGACGAGATTCTCGGCGAGTACCATCCGCTCCGTTCCCCGCGGACGCAGATACATCATTCTCACCTCGGCCTTCACCGACCCGCCGTCGGCAGCCTCGAGCGCACCCGCATACTCGACCTTCCGCTGAATGCACCAGAGTCCCTTCTGGTCGTCGGGTACCACGTTCAGATCAGCGACCGTCGGCTCCACGTTGACGCCGACGCCCGCAAAGGAAAACAACGGCTTCAGCACCCATGCCGTGTCGAGGTCGTCCGGCGGCTCATCGAGATCGCTCAACAGGATCGACTCCGGCACCGACGGATGCTCGAGAAACGGAAGCGTGTACTTCGACCAGATCCAGTACCAGTCCGGATGTGCTACCCACTCAACGTCGAGCTCTTCGCGGAAGTCGAACGGGAGAGCAGCGTTGCGCCGTACGAGCTCGTCGGCGATGACGCGGTTGTAAATTCGAAGGATTCGGCGCGAACGACCATTTTCATCGCGGCGAAAGAGCTGTCGCCCTCGGAGCTCGAGCTGGAGAACGTCCGCCTCCGGCACGCCGAGTAACCTGGTAGTCGACGAAAAGTCACAGTTCGTCTTCTGGGTAGACGGTTCAATATCAATAAGGCACACATCTTCAGGGTCATGAGGGCCGACGATGGTCTGCCCCGCCAGATCGACAAACGACTCCCGGTCGAGTCCCGAGAACCAGCAGCTCCAGTCCCGATTGAGTCCCGGGATCGCCGCAATCGTCTCGACCCAGGCATCCCGTTGAAAGACTTCGAACATGAAGAGCGATGGAAAGCCCTGCAGCTCGATCAGTTTGGGTTCGAGCGTTCCGTCCGCTCCTCTGACGATTGCGAAGTCGATCGTCGCGAAACTCGGAAGATGATCCCGCCCCGGTGCTCGGTAGGCATCCGGTACCGCCTTCTCCGAACGGGCGATCATGGCCGGGTCGCGGGCTTCTGCAATGATCGCATCCGCTGCGTCGGTCATCTTCCTGACCAGTTCCGGTGGAAGAAAAACGGGGGTTTCGGCGAGTCTGAACCCCGGCTCGCGGCCGCAAAGCAAGGTCAGTCTCTCACGGTAGCTTCGATACAGCTCATCGGTGAAAGCCTCATTGAATCTCTGGCGGTAGCGGCGATCCATCCGGGCGATCAGACTGCGATCGATTCTCCCAACCGCGCGTGAGCCAGTCGGCGCAAATGAAACTCGAGGACGCCGAGCAACGTGTACATCGACGTCCGTCTCACGCGCTCGTCGACATCGCGTTCGTTCCAGTATCGCCTGAGCGCCTCGCCGCGCTGTTCATACCATTCCGGGCTCACCTCACCGCTCCCGAGCTTTTCCTCGAGGACTTCTTCCAGATGCGCCAGGTCGACGACTTCAGGGTGGTGGTTGGCGCCGAATACCCGAGGCATCGTTCCGCTGACGTCTCTCGCGAGCTCGAACATCGTGAGCGCTTCACCCTCGCTCCCCTCCGGAGTCGACTCGAAAGCGAGATAGCTCGATCCGGCAGGCAACGGGCGCCCGTTCGGGATCAGATCGAAGAGCCGGCTGTCGAGCGCTCGAAAAAGAGGAGACTCCTTCAGCTCGCGTGCGAACCGGCCGAACCACGGATGCGCGAGGGCCTCTTTCGTGAGCCGATTCCTGACGATGCCGCTGCTGGGCGCCTTGGTCCCGGCTCGAAGAGCCGGATCAGCGAAACCGCCCCAGCGGCACATCAGGCCGAACGAATGGCAGTACGAGAGCAGCGCGACCCGCTCGTCCGCCAGAATCCGGTCGTACAAAGCAAACAGCGCGTCTTCCCATTCGATCTTCTCTGCCACACCCTCGGAGTACTCGGAAACGCCGTCGTTATTTCGGGGATCGAGGTGGCCCGGTCCTCCGGTCCCGACGTAGAGACCGAACCGCTCGGGATCGAAAGGCGGAATCGAATGCAAACGCCGGATGTCGAACGAGAGGACCCGGATTTCGAGGCTCGTCCCCTCGAGCGCGACCTCGGCACTCTCGTGCACGGCGTGCACGAGCGAGTCGTGCCCCAGATTGGGAAGCCCGAAATTCATGTCGAGAATCACGACGTCGAGCATTCGAGGATCCCACCGAGGGAGGTCTCGCTCGACTCGCTCGAAACTGAACATCTGACCTTTGCGTTTCATCGTCAGCTACCGAGCCTCATCAGGCCGTGATCCCCCGTTCGGTCTCGGCCATGATGTAGTCCACCACGGCTTCGAGGCTCTGTGTCTCCTTCCACACCCGCAGCTGCCGGTCGGCGCCGGGCCCCATTTTCATGATCTCGTGTGCATACTGCACTTCTTCGAGGCAACCGAGCTCCCGCGCGGACTCGGCGATCAGCTCGAGCAGCTCTTCGATGAGGCTCCTCGTATCGACCTGAGTCATCAATCCAAAATCGACGAGCTTTCCATCGAGACCCGCCTTCGCCGCCCGATTCTTGTTCTCCATGATCAAAGCCCGCCGATACAGTCGCCAGCTCATGTTCCGCCTGTGCAATTTCCACAGAGTATGAGTCAGAGCCTGGAAGATCGCGGCGATGCAGATCGTCTCCTCGACTCTCATCGGAACGTCGCATATCCGGTACTCGATGGTCGGAAAATATGGATGAATCCTGAGGTCCCACCAGATCTTTTTCCCGTCGTCCAGGCAATCGGAAGCGATCAGTATGTCGAGAAATTCTTTGTACTCACCCCACGAGCGGAACGGGTCGGGGATTCCTGTACGGGGGAAGCGCTCGAAAACTTTCGTCCGGTAGCTCTTCCATCCCGTTTCCCTGCCGCACCAGAAGGGTGAATTGACCGACAACGCGAGGATGTGGGGCAGAAAGTATCTCGCCTGGTTGAGCAGATGAATTCTCGTCTCGTCGTCTTCTACCGCGACGTGAACGTGAAGGCCGAAGATCAGATTCGCCCGGGCGATCATGCCGAGGTCAGAGATGATCTTGAGATATCGCGGAGCCTCGACGATCGGAATCTCCGACCAGTGGGTCGACGGATGGGTGCCCGCAGCCGCGATTCTCAACCCGTTCTCTCTGGTGAGCCGGATGATCTCGCGACGAAGCCGGGTCACTTCCCTCCGCGCATCCTGAATGTTGTGACAGATCGGCGTACCGACTTCGATGACCGAGTCGTGCATCTCCCGCTTGATCTCGTCGCGAAGTCGAGTTTCGCCCTCGGTGAAAAGCTCCTGAATGTGGGACCGGAGTTTTCTCGTCTCCGGATCGACGACCTGAAGCTCCTCTTCGATGCCGAGCGTGAACGATGGCTCGACCATTACTCTCCCTTTCGATCGGGGTTCCGGGTGGTTTTCCGGGGGCTCGATTTTTTCCTCGCTGGCGACTTTTTCGCACCTCCTTTTTTTTTCGTTTCTCTTCTCTTCTGCTTCTTCGATCCGAGAGTTTCGGGCCACGACCCGGTCGGCTCGTAGCCCGGAGGATCGAGAGCACGTTCGATACAGACGCTCGCAACGGTCTCGACGACCCACTCGAAATTCTGCTCACCGACAGAAAAGGGATCGGCGTCGGGTGCAGGATTCATGAAATCGATCGCGTAGGGCACTCCATCCCGGACGGCCAGCTCGACCGTATTCATGTCGTACCCGAGCGCTCGGCACAGCTCCAGAGCATCGCGCTCGATCTTTTCGACGAGACCTGGATGCTCCGACACGTAATCACGGATGTAGCGCTCGTGAAACTGTCTTCGCGGATCGTAAGCCATTACCTTCACGTGCTTGCGGCCGATCACATAGCATCGAAAGTAGTCGGTGAAATCGATCGCCTCCTGGGCCATCATGCAGAGATCTCTCGTCTGGTCATACGAGGAAAAAAACTCCGCCCGGTCGTGGCATTTGTAGACGTCCTTCCATCCTCCCCCGTAAGCGGGCTTGAGGAAGATCGGGAAGCCGAGAAAGTCGAAAACTCCATCCCAGTCGACGAACTCGAGGTTGCGGAATGAATTTCCCTTCGTATTCGGTGGATGTTGCTTGTGCGGAAGCAATACCGTTCGCGGTACGGCCACTCCGACCGACTTCGCAACCAGGTTGTCGAAGAATTTGTCGTCGGCCGACCACCAGAATGGGTTGTTGATGATCGTCGCTCCACTCGCGGCGGCGCACTTCAGGAATGTCCGATAAAAAGGGACATCGTGACTGATCCGGTCGACGATGACCGCGTACGGAGTCTCCGCTCGATCCTCGACGTGAGAAATTCTCACGGCCTCGGCGCGCACGCCGCTCTCATTCCTGTCGTTGATCCTGTTGATGAGAGCCCAGGGAAAATGGTCCTCCATCCCGAACAGCACTCCTACGACCTTCTCCTTCATTTTCGACGATCCTTTCCGGTCTTCCATCGTTATCGTATTAGAATCGAAATGGAGTTCACGAAGAAAGCCAGATGAGTCTGAAAAGCGAATTCCGGGAGTTTGCCGTACGAGGCAACGTCGTCGACATGGCCGTCGGGATCATCATCGGTGGTGCATTCGCCACGATCGCAAGGTCGCTCGTCGAGGACATCATCATGCCGCCGGTCGGTCTCATTCTCGGTGGCGTTGATTTCAAGGACTTCTTCGCTGTGCTGAAGTCGGGCACGCCCCCCGGACCCTACGTCACGATTGCCGACGCGCAGGCGTCCGGGGCGGTCACCCTCAACTGGGGCGTTTTCATCAACAACATCGTCAGCTTCCTCATCGTCGCCTTCGCTGTGTTCATCCTCGTCAAGGCGATCAACCGGATCCGCCGGGCAGAAGTCCCCGTACCGGAGGATCCGACGACGAAAGTCTGCGAATTCTGCCGGCTCGAAGTCCCCGTACAGGCCACCCGATGCCCCAACTGCACTTCCGAGCTGGGCTCGCCCGGGGGAGTCGCGCCGCCCCCGCGAGCCTAGCAATCCGTTTTTACAGCTCGGAGGCGACCGGCTCTGCCAGACCGTAGCGGTCCCTCAACACGGACAGGTGATGCTCGAAGTGACCGGCGAGAATCCACATCAGAGCCCGGACGGTGACCCTGGCGTTGCTCGCGACGCCCGAGCGCATCCACTGTTCCGGCCTCAAACGCTGAAAGAGCCGGCTGTTCGCGTACCTCATCGCCTCCAGCTCGCCGACGAGATCCACAAGGGGCACGTCGTCCGCCCCGCCTTCGGATACATAAAGGTTCTCTTCGAATCCCGGCAGCTCCGACTGATCCCCCCGCGAAAAGCGCAGCGCTCGATAGCCGAAGACTCTCTCAGCGTCGCAGAGATGACCGATCACTTCCCGGACGCTCCATTTTCCCTCCGCATAACGGGCTTTCTCAGCCTCCTCGTCGAGCGTCTCGGTCATTCCCCGCAATGAGGCGATCTGGCTTCCGAGGAGATCCAGGGGATCCCGATCTCCCAGGCCTTCCACGTAGGACCGGTAAAACGAGGCGTATTCATCGGGCTCCGGCTTTTCAATTGGTCTTTCCATTCTGTTCCTCTTCGGCTTGTGAGTAGTGGCTTGTGAGTAGTGGCTTGTAAGTAGTGGCTTGTGATTAGTGGCTTGTGATCAGTGGTCAGTGTGCCACAGTGCGCGATCTGTTTCACTGGCCACTAGCCACTCATCACTAACCACTTGTAAGTGGCTTGTGATCAGTGTGAATGGAAATCGGCTTTCATTCAAGGTCCCGATAGCTTTTTAACCGTGTCATGGTGTGGTGACTCCGTGTAGTGGCTGGTGGTTCAGTGTGTCACAGTGCGCGATCTGTTTCACAGGCCACTAACCACTCAGCACTGACCACTTTCAGCCCGCGATCTGTTTCACTGGCCACTAGCCACTCATCACTAACCACTTGTGAGTAGTGGCTCGTGGCCAGTGTTTCACCCCGCCCGCTCTGTTTTCACTGGCCACTAATCACTCAGCACTGAACACTTTCAACGCCACTAGCCACTCATCACTAACCACTTTCCGCCGCGGGGATGATGCCGATGACCCGGTTGCCTCGCCCTTCATAGCGAAGATCGGTAAAACTCAGCAGGTTGGCAATCGCAATTCCGCGTCCATGCGTGTCGAATACTCTTCCGGGGTCGACTTCGAGAAAGCGCTTCCAGTCGAATCCGGGGCCGTCGTCCTCGATCGTGATGCGGAGGTGCTCGCCGGTCTGCTCGAAATCGACTCTCACAAAACGGTCGGCGTTTTCCGGCAGGGAGGCGCGTCGGTTGATTTCCGCCTCCCATTCACCGCGTTCGGTCAACCGGGTCTTCTCCTCGTAGGTGATTCCGAGGGTGCCATGCTCGACTGCATTGACGAGTAGCTCGGTCACTCCGATGACCGCATTCTCCGGGTCCCTGGCGGTCGAGGCGATGAGGGTGCCGAGGTCGGCCGCCTCGCTCAGAGTCCGGAAGGCAAAGCTCCCCTTTTTCAGCAGCGACGCTGCGCGGGTACAACGCAATACGTCCTCCTGTAGTGTTCTGTACCGTCTGTGGTCGTTCGCAGCGGTCTGGACGATCGAGACCAGCATCTCCCGATCATAGGGCTTGACGACGTAGTAATAAGCCCCCTTCGCGATCCCCTCCTGCATCGACTTCGGATCATCGACGGCAGACTGAAGGATGACTGGTACCGAAGCAAGCCGGTCGTTGCTCTTGATCCGTTCCAGAAGTTCGAAGCCATCCATTCCGGGCATGAGCCGGTCGGTCAGGACTACGTCGTAGTCCCGTTCGTGAGCCTGAAGCTCGCGCCAGGCCGCGTTACCGTTGGCGCAGGACTCGACCTCGAATCCGGCTCCGTCGAGATATTCAAACAGGAGCTCCCGATCCGACATGTGATCGTCGACGATCAGTACACGCGCCATGGGGTCGCTCGCCCCGCTAGCTTATCGATTCGGCTCGTGAAAAAAAAGCGCCCGGCTCTCGCCGGGCGCCTCATACATTTCACTCAGTACCAGAGGTCAGGGTTGCTGATTCGCGGTGAAGAAGTCGATCGACCCGATGATCGAGGAATCTCCCTCTCCATCGAGTACCTGGACCGTGAGGCGATGCCGGGCATTCGCCAGCTGCCGGGTATCGAACTCGAACCTCCACCCACTGTTGATCGAGTTGGAGATCATCGGGTAAGCGTCCCGGACGTCGGGTCTCGAAAGTCCGTGGACCGCATTGCCGACCAGAATCCCGTCGACGTAGATCTGAACGGCCTGGACTCCGCCCGAGTCGCGGTCGATGGCCCAGCCTCGGAATGTGACCGTCCCGTTGATGAAATCCATCTGAACGGGGAAATCGATATAACCGAGCGTGGGGAAATTGTCGCCGTCCTGCGCACACTGGAAGAAGACCGGAATCCCGGATGTGTTCGGAACGTCGGCGAACGTCTGTTCCTTGTCGCCGACTCGCACCTTCAGATCGTGATGGCCGGGGGCGACACCGAGAGCGAGCATCGCTCCGACGTCGAGCCCGAAAACGAAGCCGGACCGGGGTGCATCGGGATAGGTCGGGTAGTACTTCTGCACGTCGAACCGGGTCATCCCGTAGCAATTGACGAGGCCGCCCCACGCATCGACGAAGGTACAGTCATCCGTCGACAGCCAGCGCACTCCGTCGACCAGCAGCTCGACGTAGGCGACCCGGCCCGTATCTTCACGGGTGCCGAGATCGAGAGCCCATCCCCGGATCGGGGTGAGCTCGCTTGCCGGACGGGTGCCGGGAGACGGGAGGGGCGAGAAAGTCCCCCCACCAGTAATCGTATCCGTGCATGCAGTCCCGTAAAGAACGTCGTCCCGCAACGGCTCATCCAGCCAGCCGAACGGACGAAGGTTGTTGGTCGTATTGAATACCTGAATGCTACGACGGGCGATCGGCCTGGTCAGCCCTCTGTTATCCGTGACCCTGACCACGAGCTCGTGCACCCCGTTGAGGAGACGCGTCGAGTCCATGTGGGCGATGAACCCGCTGAACATGGCGCTCGCGAAATCCGGATAGGCAATCGCCACGTCCGGTCGCGGATCCCCGTAGATGGCCGACTGCATCACGAGCCCATCCACGACGATGTCGATTCTGTCGATTCCGTCGGTATCGGTCGCCCAGCCGACGACCGGGAACGAACCACTCGCATCGTGCACCGGACCCGTGGACGGGATGTCCAGATGCCCGAACGGAGGCTGGTTCAGTGTGTTGTCGACCGTGATGACCCGCCGGCCGATCTCGAACACCTCGTTCTCGGAGGTGACGACCACCACGTGGATCGTGTGGGGCCCGTTCGAGAATCGACTCGCGAGGAACCCGGTCGAGAAGCCCGGTTGCTTCGTCTGGATCCCTTCCCAGTCGGGGTACGCCTGGATCACGTCGATCCTCGGTACGTTAATGGTCGCCGAGTGAAGGAACTGATCGTCGACGTAGAGGTCGACTCTCGAGATCTCGTCCTCACTGAGTGCAAAACCCTGAACCAGCACCACGCCGCTCACGACGAGTCCCGGTGCGGGTTTATCGAGTGAAGCGACGAAACCCTGCGCCACAGCCGGCGCAGCAACCAGAGAAACTGCAGCAATAACAATCAGGCCGCGGGCAACCCATCTCCACATGACCCACACCTCCAAGCCCTTGATGACCATGACTTCCGGAAAGATCTCGGTCAAAGATACCCTTCCGGACCAGCAGAGTCAAACTCTCATTTCAGAGCTCCTCGATTTCGAGGACGAACTCTCTCCCCGTCATTATACTATCGGTCGTGAAATCAGCAACCACCACAGAGCTCGGGCTGGAGAACGTCGAGGCCGCTGCCCGGCGGATTTCCTCCCTGGTTCACCGGACCCCCCTTCTCTCCAGTCGCATCATTTCGGAACGTGCCGGACTGGAGGTGAGACTCAAGTGCGAAAACCTCCAGAGATCGGGGTCGTTCAAGATACGAGGCGCCACCAATGCGATGCGCTCGCTTTCGGCCATCGATCGCCGTAAAGGTGTCATCGCTTACTCGTCGGGAAACCATGCCCAGGCCGTTGCGCTCGCCGCTCGGGATGCGGGGGTATCGGCCACGATCGTGATGCCGCCCGATTCGATGCCTTCTAAGCTCGCCGCAACCGCCGCCTACGGAGCCCGAATCGTCACTCAGGATGTGACGACGGCCAACCGGAGGGAAGTCGCCGAGAAGCTCGCCGAAAAGACCGGAGCCGTCCTCATCCCCCCCTTCGACCACCCGCACATCATTGCAGGCGCCGGAACCGCCGCCCTCGAGATCCTCGAGGATTGGCCGGACGTCCGCACGATCATCACCCCCCTCGGAGGAGGGGGACTACTCGCAGGCACCGCGCTGGCCGCCCGGCGATCGCCCGGAGTCGTGATCGTCGGAAGCGAGCCGTTGGCCGGGAACGACGGGCAGCGCTCTCTCCAATCCGGTCAGATCGTCACCATCGCCCCCCCCGCCACTATCGCGGACGGCGCCCGAACGACCGCTGTCGGTGATTTGAACTTCCAGATCATCCGGGAAAGCGTGGCCGACATCATCACGGTCGACGACGCGACTCTGCTCGAGATCACTCGCTTCGCCATCAGCCGGACGAAGCTTCTCATCGAGCCGACTGGCGCGCTCGGTCTGGCAGCTCTTCTCTCGAGCGCGAATCCCGCCATTCAAGGGCCGGTAGCCGTCATCATCTCCGGCGGAAACGTCGACCTCGAGCGGCTTTCCGGATGAGCGGATCCCTGTTCGATCTCGGGGCGCCCGACACCCGATCTCGAAAATCCGCTGACGACGCTCCGCTCGCCGAGAGGATGCGGCCCGGCTCTCTCGATCAGATCGTCGGTCTCGAGAGCATCATCGGCCCGGGATCGATGCTGCGCACTGCCATTGAAAAGGACCAGTTGCCGTCGATCATCCTCTGGGGACCACCCGGATCCGGGAAAACGACCCTCGGCTTCGTCATCGC
This window encodes:
- a CDS encoding DinB family protein; translated protein: MERPIEKPEPDEYASFYRSYVEGLGDRDPLDLLGSQIASLRGMTETLDEEAEKARYAEGKWSVREVIGHLCDAERVFGYRALRFSRGDQSELPGFEENLYVSEGGADDVPLVDLVGELEAMRYANSRLFQRLRPEQWMRSGVASNARVTVRALMWILAGHFEHHLSVLRDRYGLAEPVASEL
- a CDS encoding pyridoxal-phosphate dependent enzyme, with protein sequence MKSATTTELGLENVEAAARRISSLVHRTPLLSSRIISERAGLEVRLKCENLQRSGSFKIRGATNAMRSLSAIDRRKGVIAYSSGNHAQAVALAARDAGVSATIVMPPDSMPSKLAATAAYGARIVTQDVTTANRREVAEKLAEKTGAVLIPPFDHPHIIAGAGTAALEILEDWPDVRTIITPLGGGGLLAGTALAARRSPGVVIVGSEPLAGNDGQRSLQSGQIVTIAPPATIADGARTTAVGDLNFQIIRESVADIITVDDATLLEITRFAISRTKLLIEPTGALGLAALLSSANPAIQGPVAVIISGGNVDLERLSG
- a CDS encoding carboxylate-amine ligase; the protein is MVEPSFTLGIEEELQVVDPETRKLRSHIQELFTEGETRLRDEIKREMHDSVIEVGTPICHNIQDARREVTRLRREIIRLTRENGLRIAAAGTHPSTHWSEIPIVEAPRYLKIISDLGMIARANLIFGLHVHVAVEDDETRIHLLNQARYFLPHILALSVNSPFWCGRETGWKSYRTKVFERFPRTGIPDPFRSWGEYKEFLDILIASDCLDDGKKIWWDLRIHPYFPTIEYRICDVPMRVEETICIAAIFQALTHTLWKLHRRNMSWRLYRRALIMENKNRAAKAGLDGKLVDFGLMTQVDTRSLIEELLELIAESARELGCLEEVQYAHEIMKMGPGADRQLRVWKETQSLEAVVDYIMAETERGITA
- a CDS encoding response regulator, with the translated sequence MARVLIVDDHMSDRELLFEYLDGAGFEVESCANGNAAWRELQAHERDYDVVLTDRLMPGMDGFELLERIKSNDRLASVPVILQSAVDDPKSMQEGIAKGAYYYVVKPYDREMLVSIVQTAANDHRRYRTLQEDVLRCTRAASLLKKGSFAFRTLSEAADLGTLIASTARDPENAVIGVTELLVNAVEHGTLGITYEEKTRLTERGEWEAEINRRASLPENADRFVRVDFEQTGEHLRITIEDDGPGFDWKRFLEVDPGRVFDTHGRGIAIANLLSFTDLRYEGRGNRVIGIIPAAESG
- the mscL gene encoding large-conductance mechanosensitive channel protein MscL, with the translated sequence MKSEFREFAVRGNVVDMAVGIIIGGAFATIARSLVEDIIMPPVGLILGGVDFKDFFAVLKSGTPPGPYVTIADAQASGAVTLNWGVFINNIVSFLIVAFAVFILVKAINRIRRAEVPVPEDPTTKVCEFCRLEVPVQATRCPNCTSELGSPGGVAPPPRA